One window of the Argonema galeatum A003/A1 genome contains the following:
- a CDS encoding DUF6883 domain-containing protein: MVKTEDLLPECFAPTALIDESGCYNYEPLLEQISAQALEAEAILGQTDEHGQRYRVDLEITGTEGQQEIVRTGWIVEPGSDAARLVTLFVRRRR; the protein is encoded by the coding sequence TTGGTTAAAACCGAAGATTTACTACCCGAATGCTTCGCCCCTACTGCCCTAATCGACGAGAGCGGTTGCTATAATTATGAGCCTCTCCTAGAACAAATTTCGGCACAAGCGCTTGAGGCTGAAGCAATTTTAGGACAAACTGACGAACATGGACAACGTTATCGAGTAGATTTAGAAATTACTGGAACTGAAGGACAGCAAGAAATTGTGCGTACAGGTTGGATAGTAGAACCAGGTAGTGATGCAGCGAGATTAGTAACGCTTTTTGTACGGAGGAGAAGATGA
- a CDS encoding DUF6883 domain-containing protein has product MKLRDIISRLVIDPRKLREYALNPDNPIGGDKAVMFQRHLGFTRDIATDESVKP; this is encoded by the coding sequence ATGAAGCTAAGAGATATTATTAGCCGCCTTGTCATCGACCCCCGCAAATTGAGGGAATACGCGCTTAATCCTGACAACCCAATAGGCGGCGACAAAGCGGTAATGTTTCAGCGTCATTTAGGTTTTACCAGAGATATAGCAACCGATGAGTCGGTTAAGCCATAA
- a CDS encoding type II toxin-antitoxin system RelE/ParE family toxin gives MSSYSFSDEAVRDLDEICNYIAQNNASAASKVFDAIRKKCQIVASFPNMGKSYEKLAPGLRGFTIDDYIIFYYPSEDGIDVTRVISGYRDLESLFSDSDNDEDE, from the coding sequence ATGAGCAGTTACTCTTTTTCAGATGAAGCTGTTCGAGACTTAGATGAGATTTGCAATTATATTGCTCAAAATAATGCTAGTGCTGCTAGTAAAGTTTTTGATGCCATTCGTAAGAAGTGTCAAATTGTAGCCAGTTTTCCTAATATGGGAAAAAGCTACGAAAAGCTTGCTCCTGGATTGCGAGGTTTTACTATTGATGATTACATCATTTTTTATTATCCCAGTGAAGATGGAATTGATGTAACTCGCGTGATTAGTGGATATCGAGATTTAGAATCTCTGTTTTCTGATTCAGACAACGATGAAGATGAGTAA
- a CDS encoding type II toxin-antitoxin system ParD family antitoxin produces MMNITLRAEQEQFIQAEIKKGRYQTAEQLISEALKLLEELNQQRDEIRLEELRQKIAVGTEQIKKGQTTDGEEVFARLQEKLRRDFGVEG; encoded by the coding sequence ATGATGAACATCACCCTTAGAGCCGAGCAAGAACAATTTATTCAAGCAGAGATTAAAAAAGGACGATATCAAACCGCAGAGCAACTGATTAGTGAAGCATTAAAGCTGCTAGAAGAATTAAATCAACAAAGAGATGAAATACGTCTAGAAGAACTCCGTCAAAAAATAGCTGTAGGAACTGAACAAATTAAAAAAGGACAGACTACTGATGGCGAAGAAGTTTTTGCTAGACTCCAAGAGAAGCTGCGGCGTGATTTTGGAGTAGAAGGATGA
- a CDS encoding DUF1818 family protein, whose translation MERIVKSGEGWRMGWNPNAAKFKGLVGGDNWAIELTEAELNDFCRLLEQLAATMSQIASELMDEEKIACEAESDLLWLEVAGYPHAYSLHLIVNCDRQCEGSWPADAVPGLLQAVQVLKVF comes from the coding sequence ATGGAGCGGATTGTCAAGAGTGGAGAAGGTTGGCGTATGGGCTGGAATCCCAATGCTGCTAAGTTTAAAGGTTTAGTCGGAGGGGATAACTGGGCGATCGAGCTAACCGAGGCTGAGTTAAATGATTTTTGCCGATTGCTGGAGCAATTGGCAGCAACGATGAGCCAGATAGCTAGCGAGTTGATGGATGAGGAGAAAATAGCCTGCGAAGCCGAAAGCGATTTACTGTGGCTGGAAGTGGCGGGCTATCCCCATGCCTACAGCCTTCATTTGATTGTGAATTGCGATCGGCAGTGCGAGGGCAGCTGGCCAGCCGATGCAGTTCCCGGCTTGCTTCAAGCCGTTCAAGTGCTAAAAGTTTTCTAG
- a CDS encoding DUF4926 domain-containing protein codes for MIEPELFDVIELLVNLPEYNLFAGVQGAIVDCYADGKYEVEFTNQEGETEVICPLSSHQFIVVLKAKTKSWLSVSEQIVAAIANLS; via the coding sequence ATGATTGAACCAGAATTATTTGATGTAATTGAATTGCTGGTTAATCTGCCTGAGTATAATCTTTTTGCGGGAGTGCAAGGAGCAATTGTAGATTGTTATGCTGATGGTAAATATGAGGTAGAGTTTACTAACCAAGAAGGGGAAACAGAGGTTATTTGTCCGCTATCATCTCATCAATTTATTGTGGTTTTGAAGGCTAAAACTAAGAGTTGGTTATCAGTGTCAGAACAGATTGTAGCTGCGATCGCGAATTTGTCTTAG